The following proteins are co-located in the Dyadobacter chenwenxiniae genome:
- a CDS encoding DUF6702 family protein: protein MMSGKQYSNKFIRGNKERTKSLILFPFLIFFVLTLSSSVHDYHVSVTQMQYNPAIKTFEVSIRMFTDDLERALSQGNDKQRVVIKNNDKNDPLVERYVLKSFFLMDHQKKPVVTKYVGKEQEEDATWVYLEIPFQGPLNGYKLQNSTLMEVFDDQVNMTNIKNASEKRTFLFKKGQAVHIL from the coding sequence ATGATGTCTGGAAAGCAGTATTCTAATAAGTTTATCAGAGGAAATAAGGAAAGGACGAAGAGCTTAATCCTCTTTCCTTTCCTTATTTTTTTCGTTTTGACGCTGTCGTCCTCCGTGCACGATTACCACGTAAGCGTCACGCAGATGCAGTACAACCCTGCAATCAAAACGTTCGAAGTGAGTATACGTATGTTCACGGACGATCTTGAGCGTGCGCTGTCACAAGGAAATGACAAGCAGCGCGTTGTTATCAAGAACAATGACAAGAACGATCCGTTGGTCGAGCGTTATGTTTTGAAATCATTTTTTCTGATGGATCATCAGAAAAAGCCCGTTGTAACGAAATATGTGGGTAAGGAGCAGGAGGAGGATGCGACGTGGGTATATTTGGAAATTCCATTTCAGGGTCCTCTGAATGGTTACAAGTTACAAAACAGCACACTGATGGAAGTTTTTGATGATCAGGTCAATATGACGAACATTAAAAACGCGTCTGAAAAACGCACATTCTTGTTTAAAAAGGGACAAGCTGTACACATTCTTTAA
- the rseP gene encoding RIP metalloprotease RseP, with product MEVLIMAGQLILGLSILVGLHEWGHMFAAKMFGMRVEKYFIGFPPKIFSFQKGETEYGIGAIPLGGFVKISGMIDESMDTEAMSKEPQPWEFRSKPAWQRLIVMLGGIIVNVIVGIFIFIVIAYNDGDKYLSSTEVNKYGIVAGDLAKEIGLQTGDKIVRVNGKPFTNFDELGSSEVLLGSNSSYTVNRAGKEVEIDIPNNFIEKLSDPEEKRGFIRPLEPFKIGEVVPASPAQKAGLLTGDKVVSINGQPIQFFHELQAQLKSLKGKKAELIVQRGAGQKTLNTTVDEDGTLGFYPESLLNYTAVKYSLGQAIAVGTNDAFAVVYNNIKGFGKIFRGEVSASKALSGPIGIARMFGGVWDWSRFWYLTGLLSMVLAFMNALPIPALDGGHAVILSYEIISGRKPSDRFLENAQKVGMVLLLGLMAFAIFNDVWKAVF from the coding sequence ATGGAAGTATTAATAATGGCAGGACAGCTCATTCTGGGCTTATCAATTTTGGTAGGGTTGCATGAATGGGGACATATGTTCGCTGCGAAAATGTTTGGGATGCGAGTTGAAAAATACTTCATAGGTTTTCCTCCGAAGATATTCAGCTTTCAAAAAGGAGAAACAGAGTATGGCATCGGCGCAATCCCGCTGGGTGGTTTCGTAAAAATATCCGGTATGATCGACGAATCCATGGATACGGAGGCAATGAGTAAAGAGCCTCAACCCTGGGAATTCCGCTCGAAACCGGCCTGGCAGCGCTTAATCGTCATGTTAGGAGGGATTATCGTCAATGTAATCGTGGGGATTTTCATATTCATTGTGATCGCGTATAACGATGGGGATAAGTATCTTTCCAGCACGGAGGTGAATAAATATGGTATTGTAGCAGGTGATCTGGCAAAGGAAATCGGCTTGCAGACAGGTGATAAAATTGTAAGGGTTAACGGCAAGCCTTTCACCAATTTCGATGAACTGGGCAGCTCCGAAGTTTTGCTTGGCAGCAACAGTTCATATACAGTTAACCGCGCAGGCAAGGAAGTTGAAATTGATATCCCAAATAACTTTATTGAGAAACTATCTGATCCTGAGGAGAAAAGAGGCTTTATCCGGCCTTTGGAACCGTTCAAGATCGGGGAAGTTGTTCCGGCATCCCCTGCTCAAAAGGCTGGCTTGCTAACCGGTGATAAGGTCGTTTCAATAAACGGTCAGCCGATCCAGTTTTTCCACGAATTACAGGCACAGCTGAAAAGCTTAAAAGGCAAAAAAGCGGAACTGATCGTTCAGCGCGGAGCAGGTCAGAAAACACTGAATACGACTGTGGATGAGGACGGAACATTGGGTTTCTATCCTGAAAGTCTGCTGAATTATACGGCTGTGAAGTATTCATTGGGACAAGCGATTGCAGTCGGCACGAATGATGCATTTGCAGTAGTTTACAATAATATCAAGGGTTTTGGTAAAATATTCAGAGGCGAGGTCTCTGCTTCTAAGGCATTGAGCGGACCGATCGGCATTGCCCGTATGTTCGGTGGCGTTTGGGACTGGAGCCGCTTTTGGTATCTGACAGGATTGCTTTCAATGGTGCTCGCATTCATGAACGCATTACCCATTCCGGCCCTGGATGGCGGCCACGCAGTGATCCTTTCCTATGAGATTATTTCGGGACGCAAGCCATCTGACAGATTCCTTGAAAACGCTCAGAAAGTCGGCATGGTGCTTTTACTTGGCCTGATGGCTTTTGCAATATTTAATGATGTCTGGAAAGCAGTATTCTAA